In Carbonactinospora thermoautotrophica, the genomic stretch GTACGGGGCGCAGATCAGCTTGGACAGCTCGTCGCGCACCCGCTCGGCCGAGACGATGTCGATCCGGTCGGCCATGTCCCGCATGGCCGCGACCACCTCGGGCGCGACATCGAACCCGAGCTGGGCGGAGAACCGGGCGGCACGCATCATCCGCAGCGGGTCGTCGCTGAACGACTCCTCCGGAGTGCCCGGCGTGCGCAGCACCCGCGCGGCCAAGTCGCGCAGCCCCTCGTAGGGGTCCTCGAACCGGATGCCCGGCAGCCGCACCGCCATGGCGTTCACGGTGAAGTCACGCCGCCGCAGATCCTCCTCCAGCGAATCGCCGTACGAGACGATCGGCTTACGGGAGGTCCGGTCGTAGGCCTCCGAACGGTACGTGGTGATCTCCAGCTTGTAATCGCCCTTCTGGCAGCCCACCGTGCCGAAGCCGATCCCCACGTCCCAGACCGCGTCCGCCCAGCGTTTGACGAGCTGGAGCACCTGTTCTGGTCGGGCGTCCGTGGCGAAGTCCAGGTCGTTGCCGAGCCGCCCCAGCAGGGCGTCCCGCACCGAACCGCCGACCAGGGCCAGCTCATGGCCGGCGTCCGCGAAACGCCTGGCGAGGTCGTCGACCACGGGGGCGACGCGCAGCAGCTCGCTGACCGCCCGCCGCTGCGCATCACTCAGCGATGCCGGAGCGGGTATCTGCCTACGAGGGGAGCGACCGGAGGTGGACACAGGTGTCAAGCCTACGAAACCACGCCAGCGCCTAGTCCACCGCGACGTCCTAGGATCGAAGAATGGCCCGTCTGAGCGCTCGAGGTTCGCGCCGCAGACGACTACGCAAGGTTGAGGAGACGTCTGCGGGCGGGCTCGTCGTGGACCGGACCACCCTGGTCCCGCGGGCCGCTCTCATCGGGCGCATCGACCGGCAAGGCAAACTGGTGTGGTCCCTGCCCAAGGGCCACATCGAGAACGGGGAAAGCCCGGCGGACGCCGCGGTCCGCGAGGTCGAGGAGGAGACCGGCATTCGTGGTCGTGTGCTCGCCCTGCTCGGGATCATCGACTTCTGGTTCGTGGCGGAGGACCGGCGCGTCCACAAGACTGTGCACCACTACCTGATGGAGGCCGCTGGCGGCGAGCTCTCCGCCGACGATATCGAGGTCGACCAAGTCGCATGGGTACCGCTTCCGGAGGTGGGCGCCCGGCTCGCGTACGCGGACGAACGGCGCCTGGTGGGCCGCGTGCCGCACCTGCTCGCGAAAATCGCATGACCGCCCGCGACCAGGTGCCCGGCAACACCCCCAGCCGGGGACGAACAGCGCCTGGTGAGCCGCGTGCCGAACCCACTCGCGAAAATCGCACCCGCCCGCCCCGCGCCCGCCGCGCGCCGGTGCTGCTCGCCCTCGCCCTGCTCGCCACCCTGGTCAGCTCCTTCGGCCTGGAACAGGCGCACGCCCAGACCCTGCCCGTCCAGGTCGTCGTCGACCAGCTGGAGCCGGCCGCGCCCAGGCCGAGCGACACGCTCCGGCTCGCCGGCCGGCTCGTCAACACCGGGGACCGGCCGGTCCGGGATCTCGCTATCCAGCTGCGGTTCGGCACCCTGCCGCTGGACACGCGCGGGGAGATCGCCACGCTCACGGCACCCGGCAACCGGGACGGGGTGGCGGCCACCGGGCTGAAGAAGGAACTGCGCGGCGTCACGATCGGGCCGCGCGGGACCGCGGGGTGGCAGCTCACGGTCCCGGCGGCGAAGCTGCGGCTGCCCAAACCGGGGATCTACACGTTCGGCATCGAAGCGACCAGCGGCGGGCACCGGGTGGGCCTCGCCAAGACGTTCCTGCCGTGGTTCCCGCACGGGTACCCGGGCAGGCAGCAGCTCAGCCTCACCCTGCTCTGGCCGATCGTCGACCGGCCGCGCCGGGACCCGGAAGGGGTGTTCCTCGACGACCAGCTCGCCCGGGACCTGGCGCCCAACGGGCGGCTGCACCGGCTGGTGTCGCTGGCCGCCGGCCAGCGGGTGACCTGGGTCCTCGACCCGGAGCTGCTGGAGACCGTGCAGGCGATGACCAGCGGTTACCAGGTACGGGACGGCAACCGGACCCGGCCCGGCGTCGGGCAGGCCGCGGCCACCGCCTGGCTCGACCTCCTGCGCCAGGCCACCCGGGGCAGGGAGGTCTACCTTCTGCCGTACGGCGACCCGGAACTCGCCGGGCTCGTGCACGCCGGGCTGATCGGGGACCTGAAGGCGGCGACCGAACGGGCCTGGACGATCGGCAGCCGCGTGCTCGGCCGGCAACTGCCGCCGACGCCGCTGGCCTGGCCGGAGAGCGGCGGGCTCGACCAGCAGACGCTGCGGCGGGCGCGTGCCCTGCAGCTGGACCCGATCCTGGTGAGCGGCAAGTACGCGCGGCTGACGCACACCCTCACCTACACGCCGACCAGCCGGGCCGCGGTGGCAGGCGCGGGGCGAGTGCTGGTCATCGACGCGCGGCTCTCCGACACCCTGGCGGCGGCCGGGACCCGCTCCGACCATGCCCTCCTGGAGAGCCAGCGGTTCCTGGCCGACACCGCGGTGACCGCCCTGGAGCGGCCGGCCGAGGCCCGCGTCGTCCTCGCGGCGCCGCCCAAGCGGTGGAACCCGTCCGAGCAGGTGGTGCGCCGGCTGTTCACCGCCACCGACTGGATGCGCCCCAGCACGGTGGCCCAGCTGCAGGCCAGCAAGGTGAGCGAGG encodes the following:
- a CDS encoding NUDIX hydrolase, with protein sequence MARLSARGSRRRRLRKVEETSAGGLVVDRTTLVPRAALIGRIDRQGKLVWSLPKGHIENGESPADAAVREVEEETGIRGRVLALLGIIDFWFVAEDRRVHKTVHHYLMEAAGGELSADDIEVDQVAWVPLPEVGARLAYADERRLVGRVPHLLAKIA
- a CDS encoding DUF6049 family protein → MTARDQVPGNTPSRGRTAPGEPRAEPTRENRTRPPRARRAPVLLALALLATLVSSFGLEQAHAQTLPVQVVVDQLEPAAPRPSDTLRLAGRLVNTGDRPVRDLAIQLRFGTLPLDTRGEIATLTAPGNRDGVAATGLKKELRGVTIGPRGTAGWQLTVPAAKLRLPKPGIYTFGIEATSGGHRVGLAKTFLPWFPHGYPGRQQLSLTLLWPIVDRPRRDPEGVFLDDQLARDLAPNGRLHRLVSLAAGQRVTWVLDPELLETVQAMTSGYQVRDGNRTRPGVGQAAATAWLDLLRQATRGREVYLLPYGDPELAGLVHAGLIGDLKAATERAWTIGSRVLGRQLPPTPLAWPESGGLDQQTLRRARALQLDPILVSGKYARLTHTLTYTPTSRAAVAGAGRVLVIDARLSDTLAAAGTRSDHALLESQRFLADTAVTALERPAEARVVLAAPPKRWNPSEQVVRRLFTATDWMRPSTVAQLQASKVSEENQIRLAYSPALAKRELSRAYLANVHAQSKRVIRFAGILANPEPVMDKYSPAFLRAESAAWCTYPSAGRRYWLTVRSRLDQLERQVRITTTAPLTLSSKSGQIPITIENRLDQEVKVGVKLDVQGRRLALESAEPVRIKGNRTVTVRVPARAYANGPVLVTARLTTARGQEFGEPVELHVRATNYGILGMVIAGGVAALLFLAAGVRIWRKRRAAGTGAPANGGSASAADAASPAPSDEKVGG